In Musa acuminata AAA Group cultivar baxijiao chromosome BXJ3-9, Cavendish_Baxijiao_AAA, whole genome shotgun sequence, a single genomic region encodes these proteins:
- the LOC135582843 gene encoding protein NONRESPONDING TO OXYLIPINS 2, mitochondrial-like, translating to MASTCFRSLTRASRSFVTKPRVTTRSPSSSFVVSDAGATALPSSASARPPPARRFPSFSRSLAELRCCSGSLFPLHSAVAAARLTSCLSSTSRSCRSLSQGT from the exons ATGGCGTCTACCTGCTTCCGTTCCCTAACACGCGCCTCCAGATCCTTCGTTACCAAACCCAGAGTCACCACGcggtctccctcctcctccttcgtgGTCTCCGACGCTGGTGCCACCGCGCTTCCGTCATCCGCCTCGGCGCGTCCTCCTCCGGCTCGCCGCTTCCCATCGTTCTCCAG GTCTCTTGCGGAATTGCGATGTTGCAGCGGATCTCTGTTCCCGCTCCACAGTGCCGTGGCGGCAGCGAGGTTGACTTCTTGCTTGAGCTCGACATCTCGGAGCTGTCGTTCTCTTTCACAGG